In the genome of Dermacentor silvarum isolate Dsil-2018 chromosome 1, BIME_Dsil_1.4, whole genome shotgun sequence, one region contains:
- the LOC125944167 gene encoding uncharacterized protein LOC125944167, whose product MEDDVEKVGNQAQGDLAAVSCKLARSGAHRSAPPADDKVEETIWEYKALILDRDKKPKGPQTWVSKSTSFIRVKESDPDLQYEACELGNGSAYDVAFRITKANGLQFNPDHGVLKPNEKVPLKFKVRPSTRRPEQAEIEILAIRVNPTNSDKVIEDKWRLVPANKVSRVRHTVQLRAPEKPRQRPFPPSPAVPHVTPPERTSGHAEERRAEDRRAEERRADGKEADRPAAPAVDWSERWRSRSEARPRPQDVPLERVVPARQEANSSYSAIHVTVALLALAVLCLIVQVCRLWIRVNNIGENFCDKHYCIWFFCR is encoded by the exons atggaggatgacgtcgagaaagttggcaaccaagcacAAGGTGATT TGGCGGCGGTGTCCTGCAAGCTGGCGCGCAGCGGCGCTCACCGCAGCGCTCCGCCCGCAGATGACAAGGTCGAGGAGACCATTTGGGAGTACAAGGCGCTGATACTGGACAGGGACAAGAAGCCCAAGGGTCCCCAGACGTGGGTGAG CAAATCGACCTCTTTCATCAGAGTTAAAGAAAGCGACCCGGATCTCCAGTACGAAGCCTGCGAGTTGGGCAACGGGAGCGCGTACGATGTGGCCTTCAGG ATCACTAAAGCCAACGGACTTCAGTTCAACCCCGACCACGGCGTTCTCAAGCCTAACGAGAAGGTGCCACTCAAGTTCAAAGTGCGTCCAA GCACGAGGCGACCCGAGCAGGCCGAGATCGAGATCCTGGCGATACGCGTCAACCCGACCAACAGCGACAAGGTGATCGAGGATAAGTGGCGCCTGGTGCCCGCCAACAAGGTGTCGCGCGTCCG CCACACCGTGCAGCTAAGGGCGCCCGAGAAACCCAGGCAGCGGCCGTTCCCGCCATCTCCCGCAGTGCCCCACGTGACGCCCCCGGAACGGACTTCTGGGCATGCAGAGGAGCGGCGTGCGGAGGACCGGCGTGCGGAGGAACGGCGTGCGGACGGGAAAGAGGCGGACCGGCCGGCGGCGCCCGCGGTCGATTGGTCGGAGCGATGGAGATCGCGCTCCGAAGCTCGGCCGCGACCGCAGGATGTCCCTCTTGAGCGTGTCGTCCCAGCCCGACAG GAAGCCAACAGTTCCTACAGTGCCATCCACGTGACCGTGGCCTTGTTGGCGTTGGCGGTGCTCTGCCTAATAGTTCAAGTATGCCGCCTCTGGATCCGCGTGAACAACATCGGCGAGAACTTCTGCGACAAGCACTACTGCATATGGTTCTTCTGTCGATGA
- the LOC119447251 gene encoding uncharacterized protein LOC119447251: MSAPNASDSVPQDAEDAPAAVGTAPGDSTVEPAGGVVRSSSAWMGINWQLQNWSTARRGHSDGHMMPRDAATSTSRENVVAPSRPATVKRKRVIDVGQKTVKQMNELARYVNAKGPCAICRTPGTVVTLTQIKRRRRKFMRHWKNGGNGAAKGSPEMWPPDSAPLLSPSAKAQKSVSWVEHHEVQHDAGPDFLNNETGAFLLLLSVVALVVGILVIFKATENSLKEYLGLITPTTSVSSALPVCSEELSLEAARPLTEEAPAEDDAQGASLLTQERAARQIQRWYRQGASHMRPESDGARRKRVDRWAQSLRAFFSRKKINHFRAGLQKRWGKKRAGKAASEGAEDLAPLEPNEVRPATAAGSATTLFSQYSSQNMNTCGPAAPSTSVAGSDGSRSGHYPADGGVSEPDSQRSNTDTLHRSQSDHPVIGRSRSAQ; the protein is encoded by the exons ATGTCCGCGCCCAATGCGAGCGATTCGGTCCCGCAGGACGCCGAGGATGCGCCGGCGGCCGTTGGCACCGCACCCGGCGACAGCACTGTGGAACCGGCGGGAGGCGTGGTACGCTCGTCGTCCGCCTGGATGGGGATCAACTGGCAGCTCCAGAACTGGTCGACGGCGCGCCGCGGCCACTCGGACGGACATATGATGCCGCGGGACGCGGCCACCAGCACGTCGCGCGAGAACGTTGTGGCGCCGAGCCGGCCGGCCACCGTTAAGCGCAAGCGCGTCATAGACGTCGGCCAGAAGACAGTGAAGCAGATGAACGAACTGGCACGCTACGTGAACGCCAAGGGTCCGTGCGCCATCTGCAGGACTCCGGGCACAGTGGTCACGCTCACTCAGATCAAGAGGCGCAGGCGCAAGTTCATGCGCCACTGGAAGAACG GGGGCAATGGAGCCGCCAAAGGATCGCCGGAAATGTGGCCGCCAGACTCTGCGCCACTGCTCTCGCCCTCGGCCAAGGCTCAGAAATCGGTGTCCTGGGTCGAACATCACGAG GTACAGCACGACGCGGGGCCGGACTTTCTGAATAATGAGACTGGCGCTTTCCTGCTGCTACTGAGCGTGGTGGCGCTCGTCGTAGGCATCCTGGTCATCTTCAAGGCGACCGAGAACAGCCTCAAGGAGTACCTGGGACTCATCACGCCCACTACATCTGTGTCGAGCGCCCTTCCGG TGTGCAGCGAGGAACTGTCCCTGGAAGCGGCGCGGCCGCTGACCGAGGAAGCGCCGGCCGAGGACGACGCGCAGGGTGCTTCGCTGCTGACGCAGGAGCGCGCGGCACGTCAGATCCAGCGCTGGTACCGACAGGGCGCGTCGCACATGAGGCCCGAGTCGGATGGGGCGCGTCGCAAGCGCGTCGACCGCTGGGCGCAGTCACTGCGCGCCTTCTTTAGCCGCAAGAAGATCAACCACTTCCGAG CGGGCCTCCAGAAACGCTGGGGCAAAAAGCGTGCCGGCAAGGCGGCGTCCGAGGGCGCCGAGGACTTGGCGCCCCTGGAGCCCAACGAGGTGCGGCCGGCAACTGCAGCTGGCAGCGCGACCACCCTGTTCAGCCAGTACAGCTCGCAGAACATGAACACCTGCGGGCCCGCGGCTCCCTCGACCAGCGTCGCTGGCTCAGATGGGTCCAG ATCTGGTCACTACCCGGCTGACGGGGGGGTCTCAGAGCCGGACTCGCAACGCAGCAACACCGACACATTACATCGCTCCCAGAGTGACCATCCAGTCATTGGACGCTCCCGCAGTGCCCAGTAA